The Azospirillaceae bacterium genome includes a window with the following:
- a CDS encoding glycosyltransferase family 4 protein produces the protein MNASMFGALLHRHVWQRLPRDSRREAAVRVAALLAPRPSLDPIPAAGPIIVAGYLRAATGLGQSARLCLEALRSAGLPAYGYDLSGPFRQGKAIDVDGLADPQADFAGPGALILHVNAPFVPMALRLLPRRWIRGKLVVGYWAWELPGLPALWRVGAPFVHEVWTPSRFVSSAVSADLPELPVHTVAHPVALRAPAAKVPSEDGRLRVLTMLNIASSFARKNPLAAVAAFREAFGKDPSCHLTIKVQNGAAYPEGHRRLLETVADMPNVTVDERTLAPGEVVAMVARHDVLLSLHRSEGFGLHLAEAMLAGLVVVATDWSGSTDFIRPDWAMPVPYRLVPAADPQGDYDQSELRWAEADVGAAAEALRGLRDPAVRAPLGRRAQAEAQAMFSASAYAARVRALLGR, from the coding sequence ATGAACGCCTCCATGTTCGGCGCACTGCTCCATCGGCATGTCTGGCAGCGCCTCCCGCGCGACAGCCGGCGAGAGGCCGCCGTCCGCGTTGCCGCCCTGCTGGCGCCGCGCCCGTCCTTGGATCCGATCCCGGCCGCGGGCCCGATCATCGTGGCCGGCTACCTGCGCGCGGCGACCGGCCTCGGGCAGTCCGCGCGGCTGTGCCTGGAAGCGCTCCGGTCGGCGGGCCTGCCCGCCTACGGTTACGACCTCAGCGGGCCGTTCCGGCAGGGAAAGGCGATCGATGTCGATGGGCTGGCGGACCCGCAGGCCGATTTCGCGGGGCCCGGGGCGCTTATCCTCCATGTGAATGCGCCCTTTGTGCCCATGGCGCTGCGCCTGCTTCCGCGCAGGTGGATCCGGGGCAAGCTCGTGGTTGGGTATTGGGCCTGGGAATTGCCGGGTCTGCCGGCCCTGTGGCGGGTTGGAGCCCCTTTCGTCCACGAAGTCTGGACGCCAAGCCGCTTCGTGTCGTCGGCCGTCTCGGCGGATTTGCCGGAGCTGCCGGTGCACACCGTTGCCCACCCCGTCGCGCTCCGCGCACCGGCTGCGAAAGTGCCGTCCGAGGACGGCCGGCTGCGCGTGCTGACCATGCTCAACATCGCTTCGAGCTTTGCCCGCAAGAACCCTCTGGCAGCCGTCGCGGCGTTCCGCGAAGCGTTCGGGAAGGATCCCTCCTGCCATCTGACGATCAAGGTTCAGAATGGCGCAGCCTACCCCGAGGGTCATCGGCGGCTTCTCGAAACCGTCGCGGACATGCCGAACGTCACGGTCGACGAGCGCACCCTGGCACCCGGCGAGGTCGTGGCCATGGTCGCCCGCCACGACGTGCTTTTGTCACTGCACCGGTCGGAGGGGTTCGGCCTGCACTTGGCCGAGGCGATGCTGGCCGGGTTGGTGGTGGTCGCGACCGACTGGTCGGGCAGCACGGACTTCATCCGGCCGGACTGGGCGATGCCCGTGCCCTACCGGCTGGTGCCCGCCGCCGATCCCCAGGGCGACTACGACCAATCCGAATTGAGGTGGGCGGAAGCGGACGTCGGGGCGGCCGCGGAGGCCCTGCGTGGGCTCCGCGACCCCGCGGTGCGGGCCCCGCTCGGGCGCCGGGCACAAGCCGAGGCGCAGGCGATGTTCTCCGCCTCGGCGTACGCGGCCCGCGTGCGCGCCCTGCTCGGGCGGTGA
- a CDS encoding HlyD family type I secretion periplasmic adaptor subunit, which translates to MNPTGPIIAGLVTIAITFGGFGVWAALAPLDSAVVAQGVVVVESNRRDVQHLDGGIIAEILVRDGAVVNSGDVLIRLDPTRAHASLAIVRGQLDATRALQARLRAEQSGASQVEFPADLVARAHDPAINDLLRGQEEIFKARRNSINGQTEILRQRIGQFQQQIGGLRAQEQSRDRQIRLIGEELRGTRDLAEKGYAPRTKVLALERETARLEGDRGEHLAALARTQQSIGEAELQILQLTRTFREEVAKSLQEAQNQILELQERETAALDVVRRLEIRAPADGTVVGLAVTTVGAVIAPGRTILQVVPVRDTLLVEAQLQTTDVENVVVGQRGIINFTALQQRTLPNLTGTVLSVSADRLVDERTGTPYFKARLLIDEESLEKIGDRRLVPGMPADVMIATGERTALQYLIDPLSQIVDYAMRER; encoded by the coding sequence ATGAACCCGACCGGCCCGATCATTGCCGGCTTGGTGACGATCGCGATCACGTTCGGCGGGTTCGGGGTCTGGGCCGCGCTGGCACCTCTGGACAGCGCCGTCGTTGCCCAAGGCGTCGTGGTCGTCGAGAGCAACCGCCGCGACGTGCAGCACTTGGACGGCGGCATCATCGCCGAGATCCTGGTCCGTGACGGGGCGGTGGTGAACAGCGGCGATGTCCTGATTCGTCTGGACCCGACCCGTGCCCATGCATCCCTTGCCATCGTGCGCGGTCAGCTCGATGCGACGCGGGCGCTGCAGGCGCGTTTGCGTGCCGAACAATCCGGCGCGTCCCAGGTCGAGTTCCCCGCCGATCTGGTGGCCAGAGCGCACGATCCCGCCATCAACGACCTCCTGCGCGGCCAGGAGGAGATCTTCAAGGCCCGGCGCAACTCGATCAATGGCCAGACCGAAATCCTGCGCCAGCGCATCGGCCAGTTCCAGCAGCAGATTGGCGGCCTGCGGGCGCAGGAGCAGTCCCGCGACCGGCAGATCCGGCTCATCGGCGAGGAGCTGCGCGGCACGCGCGACTTGGCGGAGAAGGGCTACGCTCCCCGCACGAAGGTGCTGGCACTCGAGCGCGAAACGGCCCGCCTTGAGGGCGACCGGGGCGAGCATCTGGCGGCCCTGGCGCGAACCCAGCAGTCGATCGGGGAGGCGGAACTCCAGATCCTCCAACTCACCCGCACCTTCCGGGAGGAAGTCGCCAAGTCCCTCCAGGAGGCCCAGAACCAGATCCTGGAGCTTCAGGAGCGGGAGACGGCGGCCCTGGACGTGGTGCGGCGCCTTGAAATCCGCGCCCCCGCGGACGGGACCGTGGTCGGGTTGGCCGTGACAACGGTCGGTGCCGTCATCGCCCCGGGGCGCACGATCCTGCAGGTCGTGCCGGTGCGCGACACGCTGCTCGTCGAAGCGCAGTTGCAGACCACCGACGTCGAGAACGTGGTCGTCGGCCAGCGCGGCATCATCAACTTCACCGCGCTCCAGCAGCGCACGCTGCCGAACCTGACCGGAACGGTCCTGAGTGTTTCGGCCGACCGTCTGGTGGATGAGCGCACGGGAACCCCCTACTTCAAGGCGCGGCTCCTGATCGACGAGGAAAGCCTGGAGAAGATCGGCGACCGCCGGCTGGTGCCGGGTATGCCGGCCGACGTCATGATCGCGACCGGCGAACGGACCGCACTCCAATACCTGATCGATCCGCTCAGCCAGATCGTCGACTACGCGATGCGGGAGCGCTGA
- a CDS encoding type I secretion system permease/ATPase translates to MNPKPKSELLETLSRCTRPLLAAAGFSFAINLLLLVSPLYMMQVYDRVLHSRSESTLVMLTIITVGLILVMSILEMVRSRILVRVGAYLDHLLSSRLFGAVFERQLRMARGHRAQPLNDLTTLRQFLTGQGLFAFFDAPWTPVFLLFLFMVHPLLGTITLVAGILLFGLAIATEMATRGKLGQASAEHIAGTYFAETSLRNAEVLEAMGMLPGVRRRWLDRHGRVLALQAQASDRAGLINSATKFVRVAMQSCMLGAGALLAIEGEISPGMMIAGSIIAGKALAPVEMAVGTWNAVVGARLAFRRLDDLLRAVPPRPERMELPAPEGRITLEGVVAVPPGGSVPTLRGVSFEIQPGEAVGIVGPSAAGKSTLARLIVGVWPAVNGKVRIDGADVQVWPRERLGPYIGYLPQDIELFDGTIAENIARFGEIDAAKVVDAARKAGVHDMILRLPKGYDTPVGEAGNQLSGGQKQRLGLARALYGDPAIFVFDEPNSNLDEEGEGCLIEAIRQLKAARKTIVIIAHRPSVLTNVDKVLVMRDGAVQMFGPRAEVLARVTRPTVAQAVAQPVAAHGGSA, encoded by the coding sequence TTGAACCCGAAACCCAAGTCCGAGCTGCTGGAGACGTTGAGCCGGTGCACGCGGCCGCTTTTGGCTGCGGCCGGCTTCAGCTTTGCCATCAACCTGCTGCTGCTCGTTTCCCCCCTGTACATGATGCAGGTCTACGACCGGGTGCTGCACAGCCGCAGCGAAAGCACCCTGGTCATGCTCACCATCATCACGGTGGGCCTCATCCTGGTCATGTCCATCCTCGAGATGGTGCGGTCGCGCATCCTGGTGCGGGTTGGCGCGTACCTCGACCATCTGCTGAGCAGCCGGCTGTTCGGTGCGGTTTTCGAGCGTCAATTGCGGATGGCGCGCGGGCACCGCGCACAGCCCCTCAACGATCTTACGACGTTGCGGCAGTTTCTGACCGGGCAGGGCCTGTTCGCGTTCTTCGACGCGCCCTGGACGCCGGTCTTCCTGCTGTTCCTGTTCATGGTGCACCCGCTTCTGGGCACCATCACTCTTGTCGCCGGCATTCTCCTGTTCGGCTTGGCCATTGCGACCGAAATGGCGACCCGCGGCAAGCTGGGGCAGGCGAGTGCCGAGCATATCGCGGGCACGTATTTCGCGGAAACCAGCCTGCGCAACGCCGAGGTGCTGGAGGCCATGGGCATGCTGCCCGGCGTCCGCCGGCGCTGGCTGGACCGGCATGGCCGTGTCCTCGCGCTCCAGGCGCAGGCCAGCGATCGGGCCGGCCTGATCAATTCCGCCACCAAGTTCGTCCGCGTCGCCATGCAGTCCTGCATGCTGGGGGCCGGTGCGCTGCTCGCCATCGAGGGGGAAATTTCGCCCGGCATGATGATCGCCGGTTCGATCATCGCCGGAAAGGCGCTCGCCCCGGTCGAGATGGCGGTGGGGACCTGGAACGCGGTCGTTGGCGCCCGTCTGGCGTTCCGCCGGCTCGACGATCTGCTCCGCGCCGTGCCGCCGCGCCCGGAGCGCATGGAACTGCCCGCACCCGAGGGGCGCATCACCCTCGAGGGCGTCGTGGCCGTCCCCCCCGGCGGATCCGTCCCGACCCTCCGGGGCGTCAGCTTCGAGATCCAGCCCGGCGAGGCGGTCGGCATTGTCGGCCCCAGTGCCGCGGGCAAGTCCACCCTGGCGCGCCTTATCGTCGGCGTATGGCCGGCGGTCAATGGCAAGGTCCGCATTGACGGGGCCGATGTGCAGGTCTGGCCGCGCGAACGCCTCGGTCCGTACATCGGCTACCTGCCCCAGGACATCGAGCTGTTCGACGGGACGATTGCCGAGAACATCGCACGCTTCGGCGAGATCGATGCCGCCAAGGTCGTCGACGCGGCCCGCAAGGCCGGCGTCCACGACATGATCCTGCGACTGCCCAAAGGGTATGACACCCCGGTCGGTGAGGCCGGAAACCAGCTCTCGGGTGGTCAGAAGCAGCGTCTCGGCCTTGCGCGCGCCCTGTACGGCGACCCCGCCATCTTCGTGTTCGACGAGCCGAACTCGAACCTGGACGAGGAGGGCGAGGGCTGCCTGATCGAGGCGATCCGGCAACTGAAGGCCGCGCGGAAGACCATTGTCATCATTGCGCACCGGCCGAGCGTCCTCACCAACGTCGACAAGGTGCTGGTGATGCGCGACGGTGCCGTTCAGATGTTCGGGCCTCGTGCCGAGGTGCTGGCGCGCGTTACGCGGCCGACCGTCGCGCAGGCTGTGGCCCAACCCGTGGCCGCCCACGGCGGCTCCGCCTGA
- a CDS encoding SapC family protein: MYKKLAPLSRDRHARLKLKSPATGPFTHAEATATVAVCSAELSLAVHEFPMTFVSGPDGRFRLLGVLGVKPGENLFVAHDGRWLGRYVPAQFRGYPFAMGRTEDGRAALLVDEGSPWLSEDEGSPLFGEDGEPSEAISRMGGFLAQVAQQLAAVDAACDALHRHGLIVPWPVKIKGENGSPTEITGFHRVDEERLRQIPESAIAELQRTGALQIAYAQIFSMPLIARLPEVAALRQRTGPAAPALPDTPDALRDLEFKF; the protein is encoded by the coding sequence ATGTACAAGAAGCTTGCCCCCCTTTCCCGCGACCGCCACGCACGGCTGAAGCTGAAATCGCCGGCAACCGGCCCGTTCACGCATGCGGAAGCCACCGCCACGGTCGCGGTCTGCTCGGCCGAGCTGTCCCTGGCCGTGCATGAATTTCCCATGACCTTCGTGTCCGGCCCCGACGGGCGCTTCCGCCTTCTTGGCGTGCTCGGCGTCAAGCCCGGGGAAAATCTTTTCGTCGCCCACGATGGGCGCTGGCTGGGGCGGTATGTCCCCGCCCAGTTCCGCGGATATCCGTTTGCGATGGGACGCACCGAGGATGGCCGCGCGGCCTTGCTCGTGGACGAGGGGAGCCCCTGGCTTTCCGAGGATGAGGGGTCGCCCCTGTTCGGAGAGGACGGGGAACCATCCGAGGCGATCAGCCGGATGGGGGGCTTCCTCGCCCAGGTGGCCCAGCAGTTGGCCGCCGTCGACGCGGCCTGTGACGCGCTGCACCGGCACGGGCTGATCGTGCCATGGCCGGTCAAAATCAAGGGCGAGAACGGATCCCCGACGGAAATCACCGGCTTCCACAGGGTCGACGAGGAACGTCTGCGGCAGATCCCGGAAAGCGCGATCGCGGAGTTGCAGCGCACCGGCGCGCTCCAGATTGCGTACGCCCAGATCTTTTCGATGCCGCTGATCGCGCGATTGCCCGAGGTCGCGGCCCTGCGTCAACGGACGGGCCCCGCAGCCCCGGCCCTTCCGGACACCCCGGACGCACTCCGAGACCTTGAGTTCAAGTTCTGA
- a CDS encoding helix-turn-helix transcriptional regulator, with product MYAHPQQLASHDVKALRQQAGKWLKQLREASGLSQRQLAHKVGLDYYTFVSQLEAGRGRIPPDRYQVWAESLGMEPAVFVKELMRYYDPVTYGLLFPQEASAGTGEG from the coding sequence ATGTACGCGCACCCCCAACAGTTGGCATCGCACGATGTGAAGGCGCTCCGCCAACAGGCGGGGAAGTGGCTGAAACAGTTGCGTGAAGCAAGCGGGCTTTCCCAGCGCCAGCTCGCGCATAAGGTCGGCCTGGATTATTACACCTTCGTCTCGCAGTTGGAGGCCGGGCGCGGTCGCATCCCGCCCGACCGATACCAAGTGTGGGCGGAGTCGCTGGGTATGGAGCCGGCCGTCTTCGTCAAGGAACTGATGCGCTATTACGATCCGGTGACTTACGGCTTGTTGTTCCCTCAAGAGGCGAGCGCCGGCACGGGCGAGGGCTGA